The genomic stretch GTCGGGATTCGTCGGCTCGACGGCGGCGTCTTCTCAACCTGGGCGACCAAGGAACTCCAGGTGGGCGACCTGCTCGATGTCATGCCGCCCGTCGGTGAATTCACGCTGCCGGCATCGAACGGGCCCCGAGCCGTCGGCGCCATTGCCGCGGGTTCAGGCATCACACCGATTCTGTCCATCGCCACAACACTGCTGGCGGCCGAACCCGACAGCTCCTTCACGTTGATCATCGGGAACCGAACGGTCCAATCAATCATGTTTCTCGAAGAACTCGAGGGACTGAAGGATCGTTACACAAGCCGGTTTCAACTCATCCACATCTTGTCGAGAGAACCATCGGCCGTACCGCTGTTCTCAGGCCGCATCGATGCCGCCAAGCTCCACGAGTTACTCGACCAGATCATCACCGAACCGATCGATGACTGGTTCCTGTGCGGACCGCACGAAATGGTCCAAGCCGCCGCGACCGTCTTTGACGAGCGAACCAACAGCCGAATCCACGAAGAGTTGTTCTTCTCCGAACCGTTCGTCACTGCTCCAGAGCCACCCCGTTCGACTGAGGGACTAGCCACCGTAACGTTCACACTCGACGGTCGGACATCGATCGTTGCCGTCGATCCCGGCGGGTCACCCATTCTCGATTACGCGCTCGGGGTACGCAGCGATTTGCCGTTCTCGTGCCGGGGTGGGGTGTGCGCCACGTGCAAGGCAAGGGTCGTGGAGGGCGAAGTGCGAATGGACCAGAACTGGTGCCTCGTCCAGGAGGAGTTAGAAGCCGGTCTCGTTCTGACCTGTCAGTCCCATCCCCTGTCCAGCCAGGTTCTCCTGGACTACGACGTATGAGCAGGCTGCGGCGGGAAGATGTCATCGAGGCGGCGAGTCGGCTCTTTGCCGTCCACGGATATCACGGTACGTCGATGCGGGATCTAGGAACCGAACTCGGGATCCTCGGCGGTTCGGTGTACGCCCACGTTTCGTCCAAAGAAGAGCTACTCGTTGAGGTCGTGCACCGGGCGGGCCGCTTGTTCGGCGAAGCCGCCGAGGGAGCCCTAACCGGTTCTCAAAGCCCTAGCGACCAACTCAAAGCGCTTATCGCCGCACATATCGGCGTCGTTCTAAACCACCGTGACGAGGTACAAACGTTCCTGAACGAAGCCGCCGCCCTCGACGGCGCACACCGTGACGAGATCATCGCCGAGCGGGACCGATACGAAACCATTTTCCGGTCAGTCGTCAAAGCCGGCGTGGCGGACGGAACCTTCCGAGCGGATCTCGACATCGACCTGGCCACCATCTTCGTGCTGTCCATTCTCAACGCCATCGAACGCTGGTACCGGCCTGACGGCCGGGTGGATCAGGCCGCCCTCGTGAGCGAGATATATTGGTTCGCCACCGTAGGCATTTCCCAAGAAATCGAAACGGTCGATCTCCCCGAGTAACTCCGGGCCACGCAAAGGTACTCACGAGGGTTCCCGCCGCCGGAACCGGACCCCGTGGAAGGGTGGAGACGCCGATCGCCCCCACCCTTGTCGACTAGATACCCAGGGACTCGTGTAGCGCGGCCTCGTCGATGGTCGCATCTCCATGGCGACGGTGCCAGCGATCCCACAGGACCAACATGGACGGCAGCACCAACAAGGAGAACAACAAGGCATAGGCGATGGCGTAAAACGTGACGGCCCCGAACTGCTGGAACGGGGTCAGATT from Acidimicrobiia bacterium encodes the following:
- a CDS encoding 2Fe-2S iron-sulfur cluster binding domain-containing protein; its protein translation is MFGTEPSPDIRIRVNGLQGAHGVLGLWRTVRSVQELVTEFFALPIVEIEPLTDDSVAITFGLDNLNRSRFAYRAGQHVTIRTIIDGQDIRRSYSICADAGLGDLRVGIRRLDGGVFSTWATKELQVGDLLDVMPPVGEFTLPASNGPRAVGAIAAGSGITPILSIATTLLAAEPDSSFTLIIGNRTVQSIMFLEELEGLKDRYTSRFQLIHILSREPSAVPLFSGRIDAAKLHELLDQIITEPIDDWFLCGPHEMVQAAATVFDERTNSRIHEELFFSEPFVTAPEPPRSTEGLATVTFTLDGRTSIVAVDPGGSPILDYALGVRSDLPFSCRGGVCATCKARVVEGEVRMDQNWCLVQEELEAGLVLTCQSHPLSSQVLLDYDV
- a CDS encoding TetR family transcriptional regulator, with translation MSRLRREDVIEAASRLFAVHGYHGTSMRDLGTELGILGGSVYAHVSSKEELLVEVVHRAGRLFGEAAEGALTGSQSPSDQLKALIAAHIGVVLNHRDEVQTFLNEAAALDGAHRDEIIAERDRYETIFRSVVKAGVADGTFRADLDIDLATIFVLSILNAIERWYRPDGRVDQAALVSEIYWFATVGISQEIETVDLPE